The genomic DNA GAGATGATTATGCTACGGTTACACCACATTAAAGAGCCTTAAAACCACGTGCATTGTTTGCATTATATGATAAAATTAACCGAATTTGAAAGCTGAgagtgatttattttaaaaatatatttcatccaCCTCCTAAATGATTGCATTCAATGTGTTTCGCCTGCTCGCTCTGAGgcgcaagtaatttattataaatgaaaattattacattCAGTAGCTTCttctacttttcttagtgatctttaatgccagtttatcaggaagtgacaattttgttttctttgaatgGAAACGGTTcttgttcgcaaatgttttatgcaatattaaaATTTTGCGCATGAGCTAAATTAGCAACTTTAGATGTTATCCAGGCTACTGACAGTCGAAAATCAGAGAAACTAATTAAATGTCACTGTTTTGGTCAATGACCCAAAACCAACTATATTGTTTGCCAAAATTTCAGTGcatcactatttatttatttatctttgtatATCAAATACTGTAGTTGTACCTGTCTCACTTGTCCCGCTTTCTGTCCTGCAGTCGTTCATGCGATGTATCCCTGGTGTGGGGATCTACTTCAGTACATTTTACTCGCTGAAGCAGCACTTCTTCCAGGATAGGTCTCCGAGTGCTGGGGAGGCGGTGTTGCTAGGGGCGGGGGCTCGTTGTGTGGCAGGCGTGGCCATGCTGCCCATCACAGTCATTAAGACTCGTTTTGAGGTAAGGATCTTTACAGAGCTCTGACACTGTACTgtatgcacattgaaaatgcatgttTTCTGCTGTGCTTATTCACTGTTGCATGTTTTATTTCAGAGCGGGCGGTACAATTACCTAAGCGTAGCTGGAGCCCTTAAAAGTGTGTTCCAGAATGAAGGTCCCGGGGCTCTTTACTCCGGGCTCACAGCGACTCTGCTCAGAGACGCCCCGTTCTCTGGCATCTATGTCATGTTCTACAGCCAGGCCAAAAAGGCTTTGCCAGAGGGTGAGCTTCTGATCAGTCATGATTGTGATGTGATCTGAGGATATGGCATTGTGTAATGAAGtcttctctctctcacgcactcaGAGATCAGCTCGTCCTCCTTTGTCCCACTGGTTAATTTTGGCTGTGGTGTGGTGGCTGGTATTTTGGCCTCTCTTGCCACTCAGCCAGCAGACGTGATCAAAACCCACATGCAAGTGAGCCCAGCGTTGTATCCCAAGACCAGTGACGCTGTACGCCACGTTTATGCGGTAAGCATCACAGGATAAATCATATCTGTTGACCTTTAGTGTcctttagaagtatttttaaacacaaaatgttattttaaactgcGTGAAACAAAATTCACTAAATTTCCTGAAATACAATACCATTTACATTACcatatatatgaccctggagcacaaaagcagtcctAAGTAGTACatgtgtatttgtagcaatagccaacaatacattgtatgggtcaaaatgataaacaaaaaatattttatggcaaaactcattaggatattaagttaaatctattttgtaaatgtcctaccgtaaatatatcaaagcttgatttttgattagtaatatgcattgctaagaatttaatttggacaactttaaaggcaattttttcaatatttagatttgtttgcacCGTCAGATTCCAGATGTTCAAACAGTTATATCCCAGCCAAATTTTGTCCTATCATTACGAACCATAtgtcaatggaaagattattcattcagttttcagatgatgtataaatctcaatttcaaaaaatttacCATTAAATCTGGTTTTGTGGACCAGGgtaacatacatatatacagatggcatataatactatatatatatatatatatatatataccagtttgggatcagtaatttgctttgtttattgtttatttatttatttatgttcagggatgatacattaaattgattaacaGTAAAGCcttgttacaaaataaaatatatctgttTCTGATATTTTCTGCTTTTAACTTTCTaatcatcacagtttccacaaaaccattataataatattgataattataagaaatgtttttaagaaatgaaGCATCCAATAAGCATAATAGATTGATTGACGGATTGtatgaccctgaagactggagtaaagatgctgaaaattcagctttgccaaaagggatcaattacattttaaaatatattaacacagaaaatagttattttaaactgtaatatttcataatattactaatTGGCGTATTTTACCGTACTGTAGTGTATCATATTTACCTTCTTAATAAATGTTCCTTGTCTTGTGCAAAATgtattgttttcctaatgaaaatgtttgttggcataagattttttttaataaatatatatatttctacatcTAGAGTGACTTCTACCCGAAAGATAATATGAGCTTATAATATCACATCCTTTCATGTTTCCACTTTTCATTATCTATTCAAGTGCACGCAGGTAAAATTAAGTCCCACCCAATATCATTTTcatctgaattttctgtttcaaactagactgttgttttgtattttctAAAAATCAGTTTTTTAACACACCTGGCACATATATGTGTGGACTCCATACTGTGTGTCAGTTTATCTAGTCATGGTTTTGTCATAagattaaagtatttttaaactCAGTTGCATCACTTTAAttcttattttctctctctaATTTTAGAAACATGGCTTGAGCGGGTTCTTTCGAGGAGCGGTTCCTCGTTCTTTGAGGAGAACCCTCATGGCAGCCATGGCCTGGACGGTGTACGAGCAGCTGATGGCACACATGGGACTGAAGTCCTAAAGACACCCGACGCACTTTATGTGTGGACTTCATTCTGTGTGTGTCCAGTGCAGGAGTGTATACTTTTCAGAGGATGGTGTAAAGATGGCGTTCTATTATCCTTGAAGGCTTGATTAAAACAAAAGCAGCTAGTGTTGGCTGGGTACCGGTAATCGTagggttgagtgtgtgtgtgtctttgtgtgttagTGTTTTCAGGTGCAGTGAGTCGTTACCCCGTGACATTCCTAAATTGCCACATTGTCTGCCTTGTTGACGCCTGCATATTGAGACAGGGGTCCACACTGAAGAATACCAATGAGAGACTGCTGAATCATGTGCTGTCAGCTCACAAGAAAACACTCCTTTCACAGGAAGAAAATCCCCATTTTTGGCAACTAATCTTAGAATACCACATGTCTCAGTGTCACTGAAAAGTGCCCACCTTTGCAGGGTTCTCAGAAACCCATGAGTCCGTGGACTCTTGTGTCTGAGAGTGACTCCAGTGTTTGAGAGCGTTCTTAAGCATGGTTCTCTGAGCTAAATTATTTTTAGTCAAGGATGAGGCTTAGTGTGTGTTTAAGACTAGTTTTACAAAGACATGTTGACATAATACTCCAGTGCACCGACAGTTACTCCAGGGCTGAGAAACTGGACTGACAACACATGACTGTCTCGCCAACATACTCCGTTCCGACTATAATTGCTCATCTCTATGCGATTATTTATGCTGTTCTAATGATTTCCTGTGCTGTGTGACTGGATGGGTTTATCAGTTCATTCCAGTACACTgggtttttattttcttgaatgcTCACTCCTGGGCACAGACAAAGCTAGGATTTGGATTGAATGGGACTTTCTGAGACCTggagaaacatttaatatttattgaagAAACAAGTGTTAAAGTTCCTGAGAAAACAATATTTGAAGTGGAACGTATCAGTGAGAATTTACAATACTTCATGTTCTGTTGGACATTTTGACTGACATTTTGTCTCGTTGACGTGTGTAAAACCACTGTAAGACACAATGGTGTGGTGTAGTGAATTTTAGGAAGTCTGCCAGAAACATGTCCGGTTAGTTGTTCGCCCTTAAAATTCGTAGATAGAACTATTAGGATTTTTGGCGTTCTCATTTTTGGCGACATCATTTTCATTCTAGTTGGGTAGTCCATTCATCCCACCATGGTAGTCTTTGCCGTActgcctttaatgtttttttaatcagcaGATTACAGTAATTTGTAGTATAAAACCTTTAATAAGGGgagaaaaaattcaaataaatttcaGGGATGCATTACAATAATGTGATTTTAGGGAAAATATGCTTAATTGTCTTGTAAATAATGTCACCGTGCAAAAATCTAAATGGATCTGCAatagatttagatttatttaagccaagtataatttgtttgtttttgtttatttttccctCTTGAAATTTTGGGGGTTAATATGTAAACATGTTTTCATGAAATTCACCCCATAAGCCTTAGGGTTTCTTGTTCTCTCAGTTGTCTTGGTGACATTTGCCACTTCCTATACTTTGGGGGTTCGTACTGTATGTGCACTGGTCAGTGTCGAACCCGTAGGACTTGTACTACAAGACTCATTATTACCATGTACGTCTTTTCAATTTGATATACGCaagtaattataatttaatttagtttgctaaattcaattcagttaacaatttgttttaaattgcatTGATTAAAATGAATTAGATTAGCAAGATTATCTGCTGCAGAATGCAGCTGATGCCCATAGTATGAAGTTGGGAAAACATGCAGAGCCAAGTGATACACTAGTTTTATATCAGTTAAGAGTCTTTATAACTAAACGCTACATGCATATAGTTTGTGAAAGCACTTTAAATTCAGTGAAGTTGACTGCATTCAAACTGAATCCGAGTGGTGTGTGTGTTGGTCACATGTTGCTTTGTAAGCCATTGTGCTTTGTGCTGTTCTGTGGAGATACTCTTTTGCCATCACACAATCAGTATCGTCCCTTCAGCATTTCTTATGGCTATTATTGTTGATATTTTGTCTGAATGTGAGAATATGTGCACATGCAAATGTCATGCCTATGCTAATAGGTGAATAAATCTGCCCTGTTTTATAAATGGTTGTGAAGGGTTGTTTTGTGCAAGTGGTTTTGTAACCTACACTACATTTTTAGCATTCGTCATTTAGTTTGATCACACTAGTGAAGTGAAAATCatcaatcctttttttttttttttttttttgaaaatgtcaaaCTGTTAACACAGAACAGCAGAGAAGCAAGACCATTTTGTGCCGTGTTCTGCTGGGTTCTGCTGATGGTATAAACCCTGACACCCAGACAGCTCAGTCTCCAGACATGCAGCGAGCCAGTGTAAAGGGGTCAGGTATGAGAACACTAGAGGGACTGAAGCGCTGCAGTGACACGTCAAACAGAGAGCAGTAATTATAACACAGACACCAGACCTCACTTCTGTCAGATTTTATTTACCCAACTGCAAAATGACTGAAGCGTACAGTAGTTATCAGAAACCAGCTCCccaagaaaataataatgatatcaTAAAAATAGCCAACATAAACCAGAATGCAGACATTAGACTTGTACTTTTACATGGTCAAAATGAACAATACATAAGACAATTCATTTAATAATGCAATATTTCCAATTGtactgattattttaatttttttatttgtgtgtattttttaacATTGCTTCTTTGCTTCATTACTTCTATTTTAGTTCAATTGAGatactattttatatttagttattaatattttgaattatttttttatcttccattttaattttagtataaaTTTTAGTAaatctgttgtttttttgtcttttgtttttattattaaatatgtatatgaaGTTTAATTAATTTGGGGGTTAGTTTTAGTATATCAAATCAAGCCacactaaatgaaaattaagaatgtTGTTTgccaataaaatatataaataa from Carassius carassius chromosome 17, fCarCar2.1, whole genome shotgun sequence includes the following:
- the LOC132161523 gene encoding mitochondrial glycine transporter B isoform X2; the encoded protein is MEIALAHPALKAFMCGSLSGTCSTLLFQPLDLVKTRLQTLHNNMHPGAPKVGMITVFFNVIRTEKLLGLWKGVSPSFMRCIPGVGIYFSTFYSLKQHFFQDRSPSAGEAVLLGAGARCVAGVAMLPITVIKTRFESGRYNYLSVAGALKSVFQNEGPGALYSGLTATLLRDAPFSGIYVMFYSQAKKALPEEISSSSFVPLVNFGCGVVAGILASLATQPADVIKTHMQVSPALYPKTSDAVRHVYAKHGLSGFFRGAVPRSLRRTLMAAMAWTVYEQLMAHMGLKS
- the LOC132161523 gene encoding mitochondrial glycine transporter B isoform X1; translation: MQEKKDPQPKSASSLGKAHPALKAFMCGSLSGTCSTLLFQPLDLVKTRLQTLHNNMHPGAPKVGMITVFFNVIRTEKLLGLWKGVSPSFMRCIPGVGIYFSTFYSLKQHFFQDRSPSAGEAVLLGAGARCVAGVAMLPITVIKTRFESGRYNYLSVAGALKSVFQNEGPGALYSGLTATLLRDAPFSGIYVMFYSQAKKALPEEISSSSFVPLVNFGCGVVAGILASLATQPADVIKTHMQVSPALYPKTSDAVRHVYAKHGLSGFFRGAVPRSLRRTLMAAMAWTVYEQLMAHMGLKS